The sequence below is a genomic window from Thermodesulfovibrionales bacterium.
TCACCATCAGGAGATTCCGCAGGGGAACGCCGGTGAGTTACGGGGGAACATTCGTTACGGAAAGGGAGAGCCTCATTGCGGTCTTGCCTATCGGGTATGCGGATGGTTACGGCAGGGCCCTGTCCAATAACGCTGATGTGCTCATCAGGGGGAAGAGGGCCCCTGTGGTCGGAAGGGTTTGCATGGACCTGACGATGGCTGATGTCACGGAAGTTGAAGGCGTGAAAGAGGATGACGAAGTTATACTCCTCGGAAGTCAGGGCGGCGCGGAGATCACCGCTCACGAGGTTGCCGCGGAGGCGGGGACGATCTCGTACGAAGTCCTCACCTCGCTCGGGAGCAGGTCGAAAAGGATATTCAAAGGAGCGGCTAAGGGTATCTGAAGCAGAAGTCGCGCAAGATGAGCAGCAAGATCTCCCTGTGAGCCATAGCCTCAAGGCGGGGAAATGAGCTGCCTTCTCCGGTTAACCCTTCATCGAAATTTCTCGAGGGCTATGGTGCGAGGTATTCCCCGATTTCATGCCAAGGGGG
It includes:
- the alr gene encoding alanine racemase yields the protein LKKKVLCHIANSAAVLSSSDAGLDAVRPGLMLYGYSPCGAGVHRTANLKPVMRVRTRILTIRRFRRGTPVSYGGTFVTERESLIAVLPIGYADGYGRALSNNADVLIRGKRAPVVGRVCMDLTMADVTEVEGVKEDDEVILLGSQGGAEITAHEVAAEAGTISYEVLTSLGSRSKRIFKGAAKGI